One segment of Leptospira congkakensis DNA contains the following:
- a CDS encoding LysR family transcriptional regulator: MEFRQIVYFLEISESGTFQKAASRLGLTQPALSRQIFLLEKELGVSVLERGGRSVRLTREGERFYQYSIRMKELWEEIQNGFSKENELKGNFSISAGGTVSAWILPQILKEILKTKPGLSLSVREGDATETKNAVLKGEVDLGILTGPITDPSLNVLEFLSDRIFPCAAKDHPIFLKKKIRIEDLKKQSFVFFHPGSALRKAVEKKIKSFSKEFSSNIAMELRSVESVIKSLEAGLGIGFLSEYSMNPKLKKIKFEDWNAERKFYLCYRKKSGPGLTMLAEEILRAAEKWRLEKETFSD; the protein is encoded by the coding sequence ATGGAATTCAGACAGATCGTTTATTTTCTAGAAATCTCAGAATCAGGCACATTCCAAAAGGCAGCATCTCGTTTGGGATTAACACAACCTGCCCTCTCTAGACAGATTTTTCTTTTGGAAAAGGAATTGGGAGTCAGTGTTTTGGAAAGAGGAGGAAGGTCGGTTCGCCTAACACGCGAAGGAGAAAGGTTCTATCAATATTCGATTAGAATGAAAGAATTATGGGAAGAAATACAAAACGGCTTTTCTAAAGAAAATGAACTCAAAGGTAACTTTTCTATTTCTGCGGGAGGGACAGTTTCTGCTTGGATTTTGCCGCAAATCTTAAAGGAAATCTTAAAAACAAAACCAGGACTTTCTCTTTCGGTCAGAGAAGGAGATGCTACAGAAACCAAGAACGCTGTGTTAAAAGGAGAAGTAGATCTCGGGATTTTGACCGGTCCCATTACAGACCCTAGTTTAAATGTTCTAGAATTTTTATCCGATAGAATCTTTCCTTGTGCAGCAAAAGATCATCCGATCTTTCTAAAAAAGAAAATTAGAATCGAGGACTTAAAAAAACAATCCTTTGTATTCTTCCACCCAGGTTCTGCCCTTAGAAAAGCAGTGGAGAAGAAAATCAAATCGTTTTCAAAAGAATTTAGTTCTAACATTGCCATGGAACTGAGAAGTGTAGAATCCGTGATCAAATCATTGGAAGCGGGACTAGGAATCGGTTTTTTATCTGAATATTCCATGAATCCAAAACTAAAAAAAATTAAATTCGAAGATTGGAATGCAGAAAGAAAATTTTATCTCTGTTATCGCAAAAAATCTGGCCCAGGACTTACAATGCTCGCTGAAGAAATTTTAAGAGCCGCAGAGAAATGGAGACTCGAGAAGGAAACTTTTTCCGATTAA
- the leuD gene encoding 3-isopropylmalate dehydratase small subunit, whose translation MSVKNWTIHTGIAVPIPREDIDTDQILPKQFMKLIDKKGFGKHLFHDWRYLDLEGKNPNPDFLLNQDRFKNASVLIAGKNFGCGSSREHAPWALSDFGFRAILAPSFADIFSINSAKNGIALIRLKEEEIHSLNAWVSKNPGSQIWINLENLEVQAGDETFFFHLDSASVNRIRNGLDDIDITLKNESEILEFERLRKTEKSFLEVCW comes from the coding sequence ATGAGTGTAAAAAATTGGACAATCCATACGGGAATTGCGGTACCTATCCCTAGAGAGGATATTGATACGGACCAAATACTTCCAAAACAATTTATGAAACTAATCGATAAAAAAGGTTTTGGAAAACATTTATTTCATGATTGGCGATATTTGGACTTAGAAGGAAAGAATCCAAATCCAGATTTCCTATTGAACCAGGATAGATTTAAAAATGCAAGTGTGCTCATCGCTGGAAAAAATTTTGGCTGTGGTTCGAGTAGAGAACACGCACCTTGGGCCCTTTCTGATTTCGGATTCCGAGCCATTTTGGCTCCCTCTTTTGCTGATATCTTTTCTATTAATTCTGCGAAGAATGGGATCGCTCTTATTCGATTGAAAGAAGAAGAGATCCATTCTCTAAATGCATGGGTTTCTAAAAATCCTGGATCTCAAATCTGGATCAATTTAGAAAATTTGGAAGTACAAGCGGGAGACGAAACATTCTTTTTCCATTTGGATTCTGCTTCCGTCAATCGGATCCGGAATGGTTTGGATGATATCGATATCACTCTAAAAAATGAAAGCGAGATCTTGGAATTCGAACGGTTACGAAAAACGGAAAAATCATTTTTGGAAGTGTGTTGGTAA
- a CDS encoding LA_0442/LA_0875 N-terminal domain-containing protein: protein MKKIINLLFLVFLFSNVSLRSETILLKSGEKWEGSVLAQDKDSVTIKLADGKTKVFPKSVIRKVSFGTKSESSALKIEPQISEKEKKIKEEKELAEIHKQEEENQRAKEEKQKKREDQLSNAKRHYLEGSFGVGSGESQSELRPFFQTIQVAGLLFSSGGQAELQSTPYKSKNQNATARLLYAWDRFTVEVRGTEAKGNLDIGGFQTLAYGGGGGSSSSSSDKTVNVLFGNGETKFQKLSSRVGFSPYPHPVLDLQILGGLERIWTKSNHEVDSVGGITSTGINPSRVSYRETNNSFKGYSLGIGFEWKFWERSTLQGQVLHLDMQGPSSFRSNEFRLDTTPFRYNQYGLDYQWKSTGTEVNVKFTTKVKGDFSLFVEASNMTMNNKLKSGYITENEGGGNTDPSQILLKVYGPQILIPMLYDSKTILSYVQVGANYRFNF, encoded by the coding sequence ATGAAAAAAATAATTAACCTATTGTTTCTGGTCTTTCTTTTTTCCAATGTATCTCTTCGGAGTGAAACGATTCTACTCAAGTCGGGAGAAAAATGGGAAGGTTCCGTCTTAGCCCAAGATAAGGATTCTGTGACGATCAAACTCGCGGACGGTAAAACAAAAGTGTTTCCGAAATCGGTGATCCGAAAAGTTTCCTTTGGGACGAAGTCTGAATCTTCTGCTCTTAAAATAGAACCTCAGATTTCGGAGAAAGAAAAGAAGATCAAAGAAGAAAAAGAACTCGCAGAAATACATAAACAGGAAGAAGAGAATCAGAGAGCCAAGGAAGAAAAACAGAAAAAAAGAGAGGATCAACTTTCCAACGCAAAGCGACATTATCTAGAAGGTTCCTTTGGTGTCGGAAGTGGAGAGAGCCAATCGGAGCTCCGTCCTTTCTTTCAAACCATTCAGGTTGCTGGACTTCTTTTTAGCAGCGGCGGTCAAGCCGAACTACAATCCACTCCTTACAAAAGTAAAAATCAAAATGCCACAGCACGTTTGTTATATGCTTGGGACCGTTTTACCGTTGAGGTTCGTGGTACGGAAGCAAAAGGAAATTTAGACATTGGTGGCTTTCAAACTCTAGCTTACGGAGGTGGAGGCGGTTCTTCTTCCTCCAGTTCTGATAAAACTGTAAATGTTCTGTTTGGAAATGGTGAAACAAAGTTTCAAAAACTTTCTTCCAGGGTGGGTTTTTCTCCTTATCCACATCCGGTTTTGGATCTTCAAATTCTAGGAGGGCTGGAAAGAATTTGGACCAAGAGCAATCACGAAGTTGATAGTGTTGGCGGGATTACCTCCACCGGAATCAATCCCAGCCGAGTGAGTTATCGGGAAACAAACAATTCGTTCAAAGGTTATAGTCTTGGAATTGGATTCGAATGGAAATTTTGGGAAAGGTCTACTCTACAAGGACAGGTTTTGCATTTGGATATGCAGGGTCCGTCCTCGTTTCGAAGTAACGAATTTCGATTGGATACTACTCCTTTTCGATACAATCAATATGGCCTAGACTATCAATGGAAATCTACGGGAACCGAAGTGAATGTGAAATTCACAACAAAGGTCAAAGGTGATTTCAGTTTATTCGTGGAAGCGAGTAACATGACTATGAATAACAAATTAAAGTCAGGTTATATAACAGAAAACGAAGGTGGAGGAAATACAGATCCATCCCAAATTTTATTAAAAGTGTATGGTCCTCAAATATTAATTCCGATGTTATATGATTCGAAGACGATATTGTCATACGTTCAAGTTGGTGCAAACTATCGTTTTAATTTTTAG
- a CDS encoding M12 family metallopeptidase, with amino-acid sequence MKNVAIIFFVCLIICSTSISPSQGGKRMSFVKPPAQPTVLARSVEVKGTRWKNGQTIRILFLGGTNSDRQMVRSTAIEWTRYANLSFEFFDSVKELRGQKSNIRIDFVPGAGANSAVGKEAEYYKQNERTMNLEWVDEATILHEFGHALGLAHEHQNPTNQVRWNRNVIFADMSQQGWTIDMVDDFIIKPHDRNHVNFSQYDPLSIMVYSYPESWTLDGSSVDLNVELSEMDKINIAKMYPGKTSEVEGYQTPATPVTQAPTISGVSEINCQNLSKTSSKVSGASSFSIENHTEEVLTLYWLNAGKKIKYATIYPDSIHEQQTYIGHLWVIDVNSQCKLAFTSNSKSKGKVVLGKSD; translated from the coding sequence ATGAAAAACGTTGCCATCATATTTTTTGTCTGCCTGATCATCTGCAGCACCTCCATTTCTCCAAGCCAGGGTGGCAAACGAATGAGCTTTGTCAAACCACCCGCACAACCAACAGTCCTTGCACGCTCTGTTGAAGTCAAAGGCACTCGCTGGAAAAATGGCCAGACCATACGGATCCTATTTCTCGGCGGAACGAATTCCGACCGGCAGATGGTGCGTAGCACTGCCATCGAATGGACACGTTATGCGAATTTGTCTTTTGAATTTTTCGATTCTGTTAAGGAGCTCCGTGGGCAAAAATCCAATATACGAATTGATTTTGTACCAGGTGCCGGTGCAAATTCAGCAGTAGGCAAAGAGGCAGAATATTATAAGCAGAATGAACGGACGATGAATCTCGAATGGGTAGATGAAGCCACAATATTGCATGAATTTGGTCATGCGCTGGGTTTAGCTCACGAACACCAGAATCCAACCAATCAAGTGCGTTGGAATCGAAACGTAATTTTTGCCGATATGTCGCAGCAAGGATGGACGATCGATATGGTGGACGATTTTATTATTAAACCGCACGACCGCAATCACGTCAATTTCAGCCAATACGACCCCTTATCGATTATGGTCTACTCGTATCCCGAATCGTGGACCCTCGATGGTTCATCGGTAGACCTGAATGTCGAACTTTCTGAAATGGATAAGATCAATATTGCAAAAATGTACCCAGGCAAAACTTCTGAGGTCGAAGGATACCAGACTCCCGCCACGCCGGTCACACAAGCTCCCACAATATCGGGAGTCTCTGAAATCAATTGCCAGAATCTATCGAAAACGTCGTCAAAAGTCTCGGGCGCAAGCTCGTTCAGCATTGAAAATCATACGGAAGAAGTTCTTACTTTATATTGGTTGAACGCGGGCAAAAAAATCAAATACGCAACGATATATCCCGACAGCATACATGAACAACAAACCTATATCGGTCATCTCTGGGTCATTGACGTTAATTCACAGTGCAAACTGGCCTTCACCAGCAACTCAAAATCTAAGGGTAAGGTTGTGCTTGGCAAATCTGATTGA
- the leuC gene encoding 3-isopropylmalate dehydratase large subunit, producing MGQTLYDKIWEGHRISENSDSESILYVDRHILHEVTSAQAFEGLRTKNRDVRRKDLTFGVVDHNVSTRDRKNRDAAGPISRLQIDTMEKNCKEFGIRLFGPEDPEQGIVHVLGPELGFTTPGSVIVCGDSHTATHGAFGALAFGIGTSEVEHVLATQTLKQAKTKSMSVRFIGKPGFGITAKDVVLALIEKMGTSGGRGYTLEYSGEWIRSLSMEGRMTLCNMSIEAGARASLVAPDQITFDYLKDRKLIPKGKSFQEAIEYWKTFFTDKDAVFDEIIELDISNIEPQVTWGTNPSQSLSIDGVIPNPEEFQDKRVRETAENALAYMDLKPGTPISEIRIDKVFIGSCTNSRIEDLRSAAVVAKGKKVHPKVQALVVPGSGAVKRQAESEGLDQIFKEAGFEWREPGCSLCLAMNDDVLKPGERCASTSNRNFEGRQGRGGRTHLVSPSMAAAAAVTGKFVDVRKLR from the coding sequence ATGGGACAAACTCTATATGACAAAATTTGGGAAGGTCATCGGATCTCGGAGAATTCTGACTCTGAATCTATTTTATATGTGGATCGTCATATCCTACATGAAGTGACTTCCGCCCAAGCATTCGAAGGATTAAGAACTAAGAACAGGGACGTAAGAAGAAAGGATCTCACTTTTGGTGTTGTGGATCATAATGTTTCCACAAGAGATCGTAAGAACAGAGATGCAGCAGGACCTATTTCCCGATTGCAGATTGATACAATGGAGAAAAACTGCAAAGAATTTGGAATCCGTTTGTTTGGTCCGGAAGATCCAGAACAAGGGATTGTGCATGTTTTGGGTCCTGAGTTAGGATTCACAACTCCTGGATCTGTGATTGTATGCGGAGATTCTCATACCGCAACTCATGGAGCCTTTGGAGCTTTGGCTTTTGGAATCGGAACTAGCGAAGTGGAACATGTGCTTGCGACACAAACCCTCAAACAGGCGAAAACAAAATCAATGTCCGTTCGATTTATTGGGAAACCTGGATTTGGAATCACTGCAAAAGATGTAGTTCTAGCACTCATTGAAAAGATGGGAACCTCAGGTGGAAGAGGTTACACTTTAGAATATTCAGGAGAATGGATTCGTTCTCTTTCTATGGAAGGGAGAATGACTCTTTGTAATATGAGTATTGAAGCGGGAGCAAGGGCAAGTCTTGTGGCACCGGACCAAATCACATTTGATTATTTAAAAGATAGAAAACTTATCCCGAAAGGAAAAAGTTTTCAAGAAGCAATCGAATATTGGAAAACATTTTTTACAGATAAAGATGCCGTCTTTGATGAGATAATTGAATTAGATATTTCTAATATAGAACCTCAAGTCACTTGGGGAACAAATCCATCTCAATCTTTATCCATCGATGGAGTGATCCCAAATCCAGAAGAATTCCAAGATAAACGTGTTAGAGAAACAGCAGAGAATGCTTTAGCGTATATGGATTTAAAACCAGGAACTCCGATTTCGGAGATCAGAATTGATAAGGTATTCATTGGATCTTGTACAAATTCAAGGATAGAAGACTTACGATCTGCAGCAGTTGTTGCCAAAGGAAAAAAAGTCCATCCTAAGGTGCAGGCTTTGGTGGTTCCGGGTTCAGGTGCTGTGAAACGACAGGCTGAATCGGAAGGATTGGATCAAATTTTCAAAGAGGCCGGATTTGAATGGAGAGAACCTGGTTGTTCCCTTTGCCTTGCGATGAACGACGATGTATTAAAACCGGGGGAAAGATGTGCATCCACTTCTAACCGAAACTTCGAAGGAAGACAAGGTAGAGGAGGAAGGACTCATTTAGTCAGTCCTTCTATGGCCGCAGCCGCAGCAGTGACTGGAAAATTTGTAGATGTGAGGAAATTAAGATGA
- a CDS encoding TfoX/Sxy family protein, whose product MAINEKLLDRVRKLMEGQTDVEEKKMFGGLCFMVKGKMCVCIRTDEIMCRIDPETVESILSKKKARPMIHNGHLMKGFVFVKEEDIKTKKEIEYWIQLSLEYNKKSPPAKKKAKKTS is encoded by the coding sequence ATGGCTATCAATGAGAAATTATTGGATCGTGTTCGGAAGTTAATGGAAGGACAGACGGATGTAGAAGAGAAAAAAATGTTTGGCGGTTTATGTTTTATGGTAAAGGGTAAAATGTGCGTCTGCATTAGAACTGATGAAATCATGTGCAGAATTGATCCTGAAACTGTTGAATCCATTCTATCGAAGAAAAAGGCTCGGCCAATGATCCATAACGGACACCTAATGAAAGGATTTGTTTTTGTTAAGGAAGAAGATATAAAAACAAAAAAAGAAATTGAATACTGGATTCAATTATCTCTCGAATACAATAAAAAGTCTCCACCTGCTAAGAAAAAGGCCAAGAAAACGAGTTAA